Proteins encoded by one window of Moorella humiferrea:
- a CDS encoding creatininase family protein has protein sequence MAKRHNLLECSFVDAQEWFKETDTVLVPVGSCEKHGAHVPLGTDSFTTISVTERAAKLANVPHTPLLPFGYSPHHMGEVGEGCGTITLAAETFRRVLHDIARSLIFHGANKIVFVSHHGSNTKPIDELLRKLRYHTGAFVAWYKTPTERECEVVKGILEGPPEETPGWHAGEMETAQVMAYNIELVDMSRAVNDRAHAPRWMGPEFSKIDGTATVKFRGSENIIVPMEHHEYSDHATIGNPFRGTPEKGLKLFEKEAEHLAAFIEEVKKFPFKVENRDFPERA, from the coding sequence ATGGCCAAACGACACAACCTCTTGGAATGCTCCTTTGTTGACGCCCAGGAATGGTTTAAGGAAACCGACACCGTTCTCGTACCGGTAGGCAGCTGTGAAAAGCACGGCGCCCACGTACCCCTGGGAACGGACAGCTTTACCACCATTTCCGTTACCGAGCGGGCGGCCAAGCTGGCCAATGTTCCTCATACTCCGCTGTTACCCTTCGGTTACTCTCCCCATCACATGGGTGAAGTCGGGGAAGGTTGCGGCACCATCACCCTTGCCGCCGAAACTTTCCGTCGCGTGCTCCATGATATCGCTCGCAGCTTGATTTTCCACGGCGCCAACAAGATCGTCTTTGTATCCCACCATGGTTCTAATACCAAACCCATCGATGAGCTCCTGCGCAAACTCCGTTACCACACCGGGGCTTTTGTAGCCTGGTACAAGACGCCCACCGAGAGGGAATGCGAAGTAGTTAAAGGCATTCTCGAAGGGCCTCCCGAGGAAACCCCGGGCTGGCACGCCGGTGAGATGGAGACGGCTCAGGTAATGGCCTACAACATCGAGCTGGTAGACATGAGCCGGGCGGTAAACGACCGCGCCCATGCCCCGCGGTGGATGGGACCTGAGTTCTCCAAGATCGACGGTACGGCAACCGTTAAGTTCCGCGGTTCCGAAAACATCATCGTCCCCATGGAACACCATGAATACTCCGACCACGCCACCATCGGCAACCCCTTCCGGGGTACTCCCGAGAAAGGCTTGAAACTCTTCGAGAAGGAAGCTGAACACCTGGCCGCGTTTATCGAGGAAGTTAAGAAATTCCCCTTCAAGGTGGAAAATCGCGATTTCCCCGAGAGGGCATAG
- a CDS encoding FAD-dependent oxidoreductase, giving the protein MGDLNCKLAPCKEACPAGVDVPRYVRYIRQGELQKALEVIKESIPFPAICGYACVHPCESKCARNQLDAPVAIRLLKRFAAEQGAVEAGCKEGANAKAATGKKVAVIGAGPSGLTAAYYLARCGHQVTVFEAKPEAGGMMRYGIPAYRLPREILDKEIAAIKEAGVEIRVNSPVTSLDELKKDYDAVLVACGSWKTSKLGISGEDLPGVKDGLAFLEEVNGGQAVSIGKKVAVIGGGNTAIDAARTARRLGAKEVTIFYRRTRAEMPASEEEINGALEEGVRIEFLAAPVSIDQVGGSLNLTCQRMELKGKDASGRPKPVPVAGSEFSNIFDTVIVAIGQAPEVPATWGLEVAEGGQLKACAETLATNKEGVFAAGDVVSGPASIIEAIAQGKRAAVSIDKFLGGEGKINGYELEKSAANEPEVILTPTARTYVPVIPLGDRLHSFAGVELGFDTVAAQKEAKRCLACDLREFYVEVDGNGCKECGYCAHVCTLGVFAPANYFNDRGYKPMVAVHPEKCIGCLKCFFVCPDFSISIEKNV; this is encoded by the coding sequence ATGGGAGATTTAAATTGTAAGCTAGCCCCGTGTAAGGAGGCCTGCCCGGCGGGCGTAGATGTACCGCGCTATGTCAGATATATCCGGCAGGGAGAACTTCAAAAGGCGCTGGAAGTCATTAAAGAAAGTATACCGTTTCCAGCTATCTGCGGTTATGCCTGCGTGCATCCTTGCGAAAGCAAGTGCGCTCGCAACCAATTGGATGCTCCGGTAGCCATAAGGTTGCTCAAGCGCTTTGCTGCTGAACAAGGAGCTGTTGAAGCCGGCTGCAAGGAAGGGGCAAACGCCAAGGCGGCAACAGGCAAAAAAGTGGCCGTCATCGGCGCCGGTCCCAGCGGGTTGACGGCAGCCTATTATCTGGCCCGTTGCGGCCATCAGGTTACGGTCTTTGAGGCCAAGCCTGAAGCGGGCGGTATGATGCGTTATGGCATTCCGGCTTACCGCCTGCCGCGGGAAATTTTAGATAAGGAAATTGCGGCTATCAAGGAAGCGGGCGTGGAGATCAGGGTTAACAGCCCGGTTACTTCCCTGGACGAGCTTAAAAAAGATTATGATGCCGTCCTGGTAGCCTGCGGCAGCTGGAAGACCAGTAAACTGGGCATCTCCGGTGAGGATTTGCCTGGTGTTAAGGACGGCCTGGCCTTCCTGGAGGAAGTCAACGGCGGTCAAGCGGTTTCCATTGGGAAAAAGGTTGCCGTTATTGGTGGTGGTAATACGGCCATCGACGCCGCCAGAACCGCCCGGCGCTTGGGGGCCAAGGAAGTAACCATATTCTACCGGCGTACGCGGGCGGAAATGCCGGCCAGTGAGGAAGAAATCAACGGTGCTTTAGAAGAAGGTGTGCGGATTGAGTTCCTGGCCGCTCCGGTTAGCATAGACCAGGTGGGCGGAAGTCTAAACCTTACCTGCCAGAGGATGGAGCTTAAGGGTAAGGACGCCAGCGGCAGGCCAAAACCTGTTCCGGTTGCCGGGAGTGAATTCAGCAACATATTCGATACGGTTATTGTGGCCATCGGTCAGGCTCCGGAAGTGCCGGCAACTTGGGGATTGGAAGTTGCCGAGGGCGGTCAGTTAAAGGCATGTGCAGAAACCCTGGCAACAAATAAAGAAGGTGTATTTGCCGCGGGCGATGTAGTAAGCGGTCCTGCCTCGATTATCGAAGCTATCGCCCAGGGCAAAAGGGCGGCCGTTAGCATCGATAAATTCCTCGGCGGCGAAGGCAAGATCAACGGATATGAATTAGAAAAGTCTGCCGCAAACGAACCGGAAGTAATTCTAACTCCTACCGCGCGGACATATGTACCTGTTATTCCCTTGGGGGATAGGTTGCACAGCTTTGCCGGTGTAGAACTGGGTTTTGATACCGTGGCGGCGCAAAAAGAAGCCAAAAGATGCCTGGCCTGCGATCTGCGTGAATTTTACGTTGAAGTGGATGGTAACGGTTGTAAAGAATGCGGCTATTGCGCCCACGTCTGTACATTGGGTGTCTTTGCACCGGCTAATTACTTTAACGACCGCGGTTATAAGCCCATGGTCGCAGTACACCCCGAGAAATGCATCGGCTGCCTGAAATGCTTCTTTGTTTGCCCTGACTTTTCCATTAGCATAGAGAAAAACGTATAG
- a CDS encoding 2-oxoacid:acceptor oxidoreductase family protein: MAKRTEVLVSGFGGQGVVRIGQTLSTAAVYQGLNTTMLVSHGTETRGGYVRTQVVMASDIIDSPVVENPDYFVALSKAAYNRFISLVKEGTVIYDPAYVEPDASLPIKQIPLAARDTAVKELGRELYANAVVLGAMARMMTGLVDKENILKAMLERIPRFHEENKKAFELGYALMSKE; this comes from the coding sequence ATGGCCAAACGGACGGAAGTGCTTGTGAGCGGTTTCGGCGGTCAGGGAGTGGTCCGCATTGGCCAGACCCTCAGCACGGCGGCCGTATACCAGGGTTTAAATACAACCATGCTTGTCAGCCACGGGACGGAAACCCGGGGCGGCTATGTCCGAACCCAGGTGGTTATGGCCTCGGACATTATCGATAGCCCGGTGGTGGAGAACCCGGATTATTTTGTCGCTCTTTCCAAGGCGGCCTATAATCGCTTTATTTCCCTGGTCAAAGAAGGTACGGTAATATACGACCCGGCTTACGTTGAGCCGGATGCTTCTCTGCCGATCAAACAAATACCCCTGGCGGCCCGGGATACCGCCGTAAAGGAGCTGGGGCGGGAACTCTATGCCAATGCCGTCGTTTTAGGTGCCATGGCCAGGATGATGACGGGGCTGGTTGATAAAGAGAATATCTTGAAGGCCATGCTGGAAAGAATACCCCGCTTCCATGAGGAGAACAAAAAGGCCTTTGAGTTAGGTTATGCCCTCATGTCAAAGGAGTAA
- a CDS encoding class II aldolase/adducin family protein — translation MIDLDAVARLREEMVQVGRQIFARGLTSATSGNTSARVPGHPDQVLIKTSGKSLGDVGPEDFVLVDLEGNILAGEGKPSKEIRFHLGIMKVRPDVQAVVHGHSAYATAYVTARGELPVVTAAAEMGLNRVGIVEYAEPGSIELAEMVINAFKDNDLKAAVLKRHGFVTVGKDIHHAFYLADVLEDNAKVAFLLSQLG, via the coding sequence ATGATTGATTTAGATGCAGTGGCCCGGCTGCGGGAGGAAATGGTACAGGTCGGCAGGCAGATTTTTGCCCGCGGACTTACGTCGGCTACCAGTGGCAACACCAGCGCCCGCGTTCCGGGGCATCCGGACCAAGTCCTTATTAAAACCAGCGGCAAATCCTTGGGCGATGTAGGTCCCGAAGATTTTGTTCTTGTTGATCTTGAAGGCAATATTCTGGCGGGTGAGGGCAAACCCTCAAAGGAAATACGCTTTCATCTGGGAATTATGAAAGTCCGTCCCGACGTTCAGGCCGTAGTCCACGGCCATTCGGCGTATGCAACGGCATATGTTACGGCGAGGGGAGAGCTGCCGGTGGTTACAGCGGCCGCCGAAATGGGCCTGAACCGGGTAGGGATTGTCGAATATGCTGAACCTGGTTCAATAGAGCTGGCGGAGATGGTCATTAACGCCTTTAAGGATAACGATCTCAAAGCCGCCGTCCTTAAGCGCCACGGATTTGTTACTGTCGGCAAGGACATCCATCACGCTTTTTATCTGGCTGATGTGTTAGAAGATAATGCCAAAGTTGCCTTTTTGTTATCCCAGTTAGGTTAA
- a CDS encoding FadR/GntR family transcriptional regulator, with protein MELQPIKTKKIYEEIVEQVKKSLSEGKLMPGDRFYSERELSEKLGVSRASVREAIRALTTMGVLEVKPGEGTFVRKVQNCDIVQPLVMAMLLEEQQTIYLLEARKILERELAYLAAQRATTEEKEKLVEIVQQMNSELVRGYLQEDTDVKFHLTIAGMSHNPILSRLMYTIADTITQTLANKRNRLYSDPENARLLFEQHREIVQAIVSGAAESARRAMGKHLSFVARQLR; from the coding sequence ATGGAACTGCAGCCAATCAAAACGAAAAAAATTTATGAAGAAATAGTCGAGCAGGTCAAAAAGTCCCTGAGCGAAGGCAAGCTCATGCCCGGGGACCGTTTTTACTCGGAACGGGAGCTGTCGGAGAAGCTGGGGGTCAGCCGGGCCTCCGTCCGGGAGGCCATCCGTGCCCTGACTACCATGGGCGTTTTAGAGGTAAAACCCGGGGAAGGGACCTTCGTCCGTAAAGTGCAGAATTGCGATATAGTACAACCCCTGGTTATGGCCATGCTGCTGGAGGAACAGCAAACGATTTATTTGCTTGAAGCCAGGAAAATCTTAGAAAGGGAATTGGCGTACCTGGCGGCCCAGCGGGCCACGACCGAAGAAAAAGAAAAACTGGTGGAAATAGTTCAGCAGATGAACAGCGAACTGGTCAGGGGTTACCTTCAGGAGGATACGGATGTCAAATTCCACCTGACTATTGCCGGTATGTCCCATAATCCTATACTTTCCCGCCTAATGTACACCATTGCCGACACCATTACCCAGACTCTGGCCAACAAGCGTAATCGCCTTTACTCGGATCCGGAGAACGCCCGTCTTCTTTTTGAGCAGCACCGGGAGATTGTACAGGCCATCGTTTCCGGAGCCGCGGAATCGGCCCGCCGGGCAATGGGTAAGCACCTCAGTTTTGTGGCCAGGCAGTTGCGCTAG
- the sucD gene encoding succinate--CoA ligase subunit alpha: MGILLSKETRVVVQGITGNEGTFWTERMLAAGTNIVGGVTPGKGGAVVHGVPVYNTVREVVDKHGAEASVIFVPPPFAKDATFEALEAGLKLVVLLVDGLPVQDAMEVRTYAKETGAYVIGPNNPGMATIGEAMLGFIPVWLSYVYQPGNIGVVARSGSLINEVCSHIVAAGLGISTCIGLGGDPVPGTTLTEVLDLFQKDEHTKGIVIIGEVGGSMEEDAAEFMKAGGFTKPAVAFIAGRSAPPGKKMGHAGAIMTLGRGSVQSKESALSSAGVKIAQRPSEVGRLLLEAMA; this comes from the coding sequence ATGGGAATCCTCTTGTCGAAGGAAACACGGGTTGTAGTGCAGGGCATAACAGGTAATGAAGGCACTTTTTGGACGGAACGGATGCTGGCAGCCGGTACTAACATTGTAGGCGGCGTTACCCCGGGAAAAGGCGGCGCCGTGGTACACGGCGTGCCGGTCTATAATACGGTACGCGAAGTAGTGGATAAACATGGCGCGGAAGCGTCGGTAATTTTCGTACCGCCGCCCTTTGCTAAAGATGCCACCTTTGAGGCCTTAGAGGCCGGTCTGAAGCTGGTGGTTTTATTGGTAGACGGCCTGCCGGTCCAGGACGCCATGGAAGTAAGGACCTATGCCAAGGAGACGGGGGCTTATGTCATCGGCCCCAACAATCCTGGTATGGCTACCATTGGGGAAGCCATGCTAGGTTTTATACCCGTATGGCTGTCTTATGTTTACCAACCCGGCAATATCGGTGTGGTCGCCCGTAGCGGCAGCTTGATTAACGAGGTATGCTCGCATATTGTGGCCGCCGGCCTGGGTATTAGCACGTGTATAGGTCTTGGCGGTGATCCAGTTCCCGGTACCACCCTTACCGAAGTCCTTGACCTTTTCCAGAAAGATGAACATACCAAGGGCATAGTGATTATAGGCGAGGTAGGCGGGAGCATGGAAGAAGATGCAGCCGAATTCATGAAGGCGGGCGGTTTTACCAAACCAGCAGTGGCCTTTATCGCCGGACGCTCGGCACCGCCCGGAAAAAAGATGGGCCATGCCGGCGCCATTATGACCCTGGGCCGCGGTTCGGTCCAGAGCAAAGAAAGTGCCTTAAGTTCAGCAGGCGTAAAAATTGCCCAGAGGCCCTCGGAAGTGGGGCGGCTGCTGCTGGAAGCTATGGCTTAA
- a CDS encoding 2-oxoglutarate ferredoxin oxidoreductase subunit alpha, which yields MRRTLDTGNAAITEGAIIAGCRLFAGYPITPATEIAENMSRRLPQVGGYYVQAEDEMTALHICIGGSLGGLKTMTATSGPGFILYADPMGWALGSEIPLVVVNAQRVGPVSGITGAPGQGEFYMSRYPTQGGNYETIVLAPNSVQEAFSITVEAFYLAERFRMPVIILADQLVTDGWESLSIPETPEEVEAMGLKVVPRRINKGPEFYPATDEIDIPPVVLGHNTGAACSDWTPTPEGYDTEEVDFQHKHAYRLIYKVRNHKDLITRYESYFVDDNPELILVAYGSPSRVVISAVKQAREKGMKVGALRLISLWPFPDEIFKVQAKYLSVELNYDGQLVREVQRAMPKGSEVHFFGKCGELPTVAELEEMMQALLAGKEIKARKWEWEAW from the coding sequence ATGAGACGAACGTTAGATACTGGCAATGCCGCTATCACGGAAGGAGCTATTATAGCCGGGTGCAGGCTTTTCGCCGGTTACCCCATCACCCCGGCTACGGAAATCGCGGAAAATATGTCCCGGCGCTTACCCCAGGTGGGCGGGTATTACGTCCAGGCCGAAGACGAAATGACGGCCCTGCATATCTGTATCGGCGGTTCATTGGGTGGTTTAAAGACCATGACAGCCACCTCTGGGCCGGGTTTTATCCTCTATGCCGATCCCATGGGCTGGGCCCTGGGCAGCGAAATTCCGCTGGTAGTAGTCAATGCCCAGCGGGTCGGTCCTGTGAGCGGGATCACCGGAGCTCCGGGACAGGGCGAATTTTACATGAGCCGTTATCCTACCCAGGGCGGCAATTATGAGACAATTGTCCTGGCCCCCAATAGCGTCCAGGAGGCCTTTTCTATAACCGTCGAGGCCTTCTATCTGGCCGAACGTTTCCGTATGCCGGTTATTATCCTTGCCGATCAGCTGGTTACCGACGGCTGGGAGAGTTTGAGCATCCCGGAGACGCCGGAAGAAGTTGAAGCTATGGGTTTGAAAGTTGTTCCACGCCGTATTAATAAAGGACCGGAATTTTATCCCGCTACCGATGAAATTGACATTCCTCCGGTGGTTCTTGGCCACAACACGGGAGCGGCCTGTTCCGACTGGACACCGACGCCGGAAGGTTACGATACCGAAGAAGTAGATTTCCAACATAAGCATGCCTATCGCTTAATTTATAAAGTAAGAAACCATAAAGACCTAATTACCCGCTATGAATCTTATTTTGTCGACGATAACCCCGAACTAATCTTGGTGGCTTATGGTAGTCCCTCGCGGGTGGTTATCAGCGCCGTCAAACAGGCCCGGGAGAAAGGAATGAAGGTCGGAGCTTTGAGGCTTATCTCCTTGTGGCCCTTCCCGGACGAGATTTTTAAGGTGCAGGCCAAGTATTTAAGTGTGGAATTAAATTATGACGGCCAGCTGGTGCGGGAAGTGCAGCGGGCCATGCCCAAAGGCAGCGAAGTCCATTTCTTTGGTAAATGTGGCGAGTTGCCGACGGTGGCCGAACTGGAAGAAATGATGCAGGCGTTGCTAGCAGGTAAAGAAATTAAAGCGCGCAAATGGGAATGGGAGGCGTGGTAA
- the sucC gene encoding ADP-forming succinate--CoA ligase subunit beta: protein MKLYEYEGKELFKKMGIPVPRGMMITSAEAAAEAAAQLGSEVVIKSQILQGGRGKAGGIKFAATPEAAREAAAAILGSQLKAETVSKLLVEEKLAIARELYLAITIDPVKASPLIMASAAGGMDIEEVARETPEKIVRETVPIFRGLMPFQARRIAYRLGLEGKDANNFTDILLKLYRVFRSFDAELAEINPLVVTGDGKMVAADAKVNIYDGALFRQKDIVKGPERYDNEREYRAAQYGLGYVKLDGNIGVLCTGAGLTMTVLDLINYYGGKPANFLEFGGATYKNSYYAMQLVLEDPDVKVILINTFGLVARADVISQGLAQAIKELKPPQPIIASIRGTGEEEAREILRKEVGLEPYTNVEEAVRAAVKLAGG from the coding sequence ATGAAATTGTATGAATACGAAGGCAAAGAGCTCTTTAAGAAAATGGGGATCCCTGTTCCCCGGGGAATGATGATAACTTCAGCTGAGGCGGCGGCAGAGGCCGCCGCACAGCTGGGGTCGGAAGTAGTAATTAAATCTCAAATTTTACAGGGAGGGCGGGGCAAGGCCGGCGGCATCAAGTTTGCCGCCACCCCCGAAGCGGCCAGGGAGGCCGCAGCGGCCATTCTGGGCAGCCAGCTCAAAGCCGAGACGGTAAGCAAACTTTTAGTTGAGGAAAAGCTGGCCATTGCCCGGGAACTCTATCTTGCCATTACCATCGACCCGGTTAAGGCTTCGCCCTTGATTATGGCCAGTGCGGCCGGGGGTATGGATATTGAAGAAGTGGCCCGGGAAACGCCGGAGAAAATTGTGCGGGAAACAGTTCCCATTTTCCGCGGCCTAATGCCCTTCCAGGCCCGCCGGATAGCTTACCGGCTTGGTTTGGAAGGCAAGGATGCCAACAATTTTACCGATATTCTCCTTAAACTTTACCGCGTATTCCGGTCCTTTGACGCGGAACTTGCAGAGATCAATCCTTTGGTCGTTACGGGCGACGGTAAGATGGTGGCGGCCGATGCCAAGGTAAATATCTATGATGGCGCCCTTTTCCGCCAGAAGGATATTGTTAAAGGGCCGGAGCGATATGATAACGAGCGGGAATATCGCGCGGCCCAGTACGGTCTGGGTTACGTAAAGCTGGACGGCAATATCGGCGTTCTTTGTACCGGTGCCGGCCTGACAATGACCGTTCTGGATTTGATTAACTATTATGGCGGCAAGCCGGCCAACTTCCTGGAATTCGGCGGCGCCACCTATAAAAATTCCTATTATGCCATGCAGCTCGTGTTAGAAGACCCCGATGTCAAGGTAATTCTGATCAACACCTTCGGGTTGGTGGCCCGGGCCGATGTAATCAGCCAGGGTCTGGCCCAGGCTATTAAAGAACTAAAACCCCCTCAACCGATCATAGCTTCGATACGCGGAACAGGGGAAGAAGAAGCCCGGGAGATTTTACGTAAAGAAGTGGGCCTCGAACCCTATACCAATGTGGAAGAGGCGGTCCGGGCAGCCGTAAAATTAGCAGGAGGTTAA
- a CDS encoding thiamine pyrophosphate-dependent enzyme: protein MDYLATKYLRPRKIPSTACSGCGLGQAHKKVVKAIDELGLDIGDVIWGTGIGCAGRQTFNTWKGDNFAGTHGRAYAIATGLRMALPPDKKIIMTVGDGDAFGIGFLHLLNCARRNVGMTVIVLDNLGYQSTGGQYGWTTPQGYRTDSSPYGNREPNWTQEGRDVLNILREAGATFLARYTSLQGQEAVEAIKKAIMNNGFSLVHMPYPCVTNFAERALGTRKPVEIYKWFEEHTCSLHEKGPEDFAFRTGIYYDASNSRPEFSNYMRTWVAEIQRRYS, encoded by the coding sequence ATGGATTATTTGGCCACTAAATATCTGCGACCCCGAAAAATACCCAGCACTGCCTGTAGTGGTTGCGGCCTGGGTCAGGCTCATAAAAAAGTCGTCAAGGCCATTGATGAGCTGGGCTTAGACATTGGCGATGTAATTTGGGGAACCGGCATCGGCTGCGCCGGTCGGCAGACCTTTAACACCTGGAAGGGTGACAATTTTGCCGGTACCCACGGTAGGGCCTACGCTATTGCCACAGGGCTCAGAATGGCCCTGCCGCCGGACAAAAAAATTATCATGACCGTCGGTGACGGTGACGCTTTTGGCATTGGGTTCCTTCACTTGCTAAACTGCGCCCGGCGTAATGTCGGCATGACCGTTATAGTTCTGGACAACCTGGGTTACCAGTCTACAGGCGGCCAATACGGATGGACGACGCCCCAGGGATACCGTACCGACAGCAGCCCCTATGGTAATCGCGAGCCCAACTGGACCCAGGAAGGCCGGGACGTGCTCAATATTTTACGCGAGGCCGGCGCTACATTTCTGGCCCGCTATACCAGCCTCCAGGGCCAGGAAGCGGTGGAGGCCATCAAAAAGGCCATCATGAACAACGGTTTTTCCCTGGTGCATATGCCGTATCCTTGCGTTACGAATTTTGCGGAACGGGCACTGGGAACGCGGAAACCGGTAGAGATTTATAAATGGTTTGAAGAGCATACCTGTAGCTTACACGAAAAGGGTCCTGAGGACTTTGCCTTCCGAACTGGAATTTACTATGATGCCAGCAATAGCCGTCCCGAGTTTTCCAATTATATGAGGACATGGGTCGCAGAGATCCAAAGGAGGTATAGCTGA
- a CDS encoding LacI family DNA-binding transcriptional regulator: MVTIKDVAKHAGVSVTTVSRVLNNSRHPISPETRERVLAAIKELGFYPNAMARSLQLHETKTIGLILPDIANPYYPGIVRGVEDVAHEKGYTVILCNTDRSRERTKAYLRVLREKRVDGVIFTGGGAVEDASREHFFDHGQIATVVIGRHKADLPAVQVDNVQSAQEAVEHLIKLGHRRIATITGPAVSTTARDRLEGYRRAMEAEGIAIESAWIVEGDFEFNSGYQAVGKLPLQGPEKITAIFAHNDLMAIGAIKALQEKGLKVPEDVAVVGFDNIPLASFITPALSTVAVPVYDLGVTAMRVLAELLAGRKVPPVTVLATHLEVRESSLLK, encoded by the coding sequence ATGGTGACGATAAAAGACGTAGCAAAACACGCCGGTGTTTCCGTGACAACTGTGTCCCGCGTCCTTAACAACAGCCGGCATCCTATCAGCCCCGAGACAAGGGAGCGCGTTCTGGCAGCCATCAAAGAACTTGGCTTTTACCCCAACGCCATGGCCCGTAGCCTGCAGCTGCATGAAACCAAGACCATCGGTTTAATCCTCCCGGACATTGCCAACCCTTACTATCCTGGGATCGTCCGGGGAGTGGAGGACGTAGCCCATGAAAAGGGCTATACGGTTATCCTATGCAATACCGACCGTTCCCGGGAACGGACGAAGGCGTATCTGCGCGTCCTTAGGGAAAAGAGGGTCGACGGCGTTATTTTTACCGGCGGCGGCGCCGTTGAAGACGCCAGCCGGGAGCACTTTTTCGATCATGGCCAGATAGCCACGGTGGTCATTGGCCGTCATAAAGCCGATCTGCCGGCGGTACAGGTAGACAACGTGCAGTCCGCCCAGGAAGCGGTTGAACATTTAATAAAGCTAGGTCACCGGCGGATTGCTACGATAACCGGACCCGCCGTTTCAACAACGGCCAGGGACCGCCTGGAAGGTTACCGTCGCGCTATGGAGGCCGAAGGAATAGCTATCGAATCCGCTTGGATTGTCGAAGGGGATTTTGAATTTAACAGCGGTTATCAGGCCGTAGGGAAGCTACCTTTGCAGGGGCCGGAAAAGATAACGGCAATTTTTGCGCATAATGATCTTATGGCTATCGGCGCAATTAAAGCCTTGCAGGAAAAAGGCCTAAAAGTACCGGAAGACGTCGCTGTGGTAGGTTTTGATAACATTCCCCTCGCCTCCTTTATAACGCCGGCTTTGTCTACAGTGGCAGTTCCAGTCTATGATCTGGGGGTGACCGCCATGCGGGTACTGGCCGAGCTCCTTGCCGGCCGGAAGGTGCCGCCGGTTACCGTTCTGGCGACCCACCTCGAGGTCAGAGAATCATCTTTATTAAAATAA